The window acttaccagcgatccctatcgttgttgggatcgctggtaagttgcttagtgtgactggaccttaagatgtacaatagcagtacagcgcagtaatgtgggactgagaggattcctgaaactatctgagaaggtagttagctggtaaaccactagggggcgtaaaagtagaggaaacgtatgagcagggaattccctggcagaggtaatactagtcaagcctaccagatggcagtagaatcgtcagaaagccgtgtcacaaaagaaaagctgcattacgggctaatgaaaaatgtgaagaccgagaaacaaggctgacacacatgagaacagcagctgcttcctcaagagccaatgaactttctgaggagagggaagctaggcttgcagacaagagaacaagagctgcttcctcaagggccaatgaactttctgaggagagggaagctaggcttgcagacaagagaacaagagctgcttcctcaagggccaatgaactttctgaggacaggaaagcgaggcttgcagacatgaaaacaagagctgcttcctcaagagctaatgaactttctgaggagagggaagtgaggtttgcagataagagaagaagagctgcttcctcaagggccaatgagtcatctcagcagagagtggctgacttgccactaagagaattgctatttcttccaccaTGGCACAGGAAATGGTTGGGGATTTGAAATATGCTGCCTTTTGTTACAAGTCAGACATAAACTATtaggatcatcctaaagttcagataggaaaaatggatgtggtctgcatgtactgcagtTCCCTGAAATGGAAAGACGAActgccaggtttttgctatgcaaatggcaagataaaacttccacctctcctgtcaccaccagatcccctaaagtctctgatcacaggtaccagtacaatatcaaagcatttctgggaaaaaaaattaggaagtacaactcctgcttccaaatgacatcatttggtgcaacaaaagaaatATTTACAGCAGGATTTATGCCGACATTTAAAGTTCAAGGACAGGTTTACCACTCAATTGGGTCACTGCTTCCATTACAAGGAgaagaacctcaatttcttcaactcttcttCATGGGAAATGCAGAAGCAGAGGCTCAGCGGAGATGCTCTTTAATTCCTAACACTCGCCTTGATATTGTCACTATTTTGCAGCAGTTCCTTCACTTCAACAATTCATATATTcaacttttcaagactgcacttgaatgcatgcCAAATGACAATTACAAGGTTACCATTCGagctgacaaaacaccacaaggtgaacatCAACGACGTTTCAATGCTCCCACATTTGATGACGTAGCCATCTTGATTGCAGGTAATGATTTTCAAAGCCGTGACATTGTGCTTCAGAAAAGAAACAATAGTTTGCAATGAGTAGCAGACACTCACAGGTGCTATGATGCTTTTCAATAACCAATCATCTTTTGGCAGGGACAGGATGGCTATCACTTTGGAATACCTCAGACAGATCTTACAACAGGCAACCCTTCAGGAAAAAAAAGTGTCTGCCATGGACTTCTATGAATATAAAATCATGACAAGATTTACAGAGGAAAATCACATCTTGAAATGCGGACATCTCTTCCACCAATTTATTGTTGACATGTATGCAGAGATTGAGAGTGAATATCTTTTATATATTCGACTAAATCAAAAGACGCTCAGGGCAGAGGAATATATTCACCTTAGAGATGCTGTTGCAAATGATGCTGATCCAAAAGAGTTGAGGAAAATGGTTATTCTTCCATCAACTGTCGCTGGAAGCCCACGACACATGCATGAATACACACAGGATGCAATGATTTATGTGAAAAAGTATGGCCGTCCAGATCTTTTCATCACATTTACTTGCAATCCTGCCTGGGAGGAAATTGGAGGGCACCTGTTGCTGGGCCAAAAAAACTGTGAATCGCCATGACCTTATTACTCAGGTTTTCAAACAGAAACTTTCAAAAATGATTAATCTTATCACAAAATCACATATTTATGGTGAGACGCAGTGCTGGATGTATTCAGTTGAATGGCAAAAAGAAGCCTTCCTCACGCCCACATCTTGATCTCGCTGAAACAAAAAATACAGCCTACCGAAATTGGCAATATCATCAGTGCCGAATTGCCAGACCCTAAGATTGAGCCATTGCTGTTTGACACCATCACAGAAAACATGATCCATGGTCCGTGTGGGAGTCTCAACAAAAATTTTCCCTGTATGATTGATGGCAGGTGTTTAAAGCATTACCCACAATCCCTGGTCCAAgaaaaccaaacaggacaagatggaTATATAGTCAACCGAAGAAGAAAGTGAGGGTATGGTGGTTTCACAGCAAAGCTCAAAATGTGTGTTGGATCATCACTCCAAGAGATAGAAATTGACAACAGGCGGGTAGTGCCTTACAACCCTTTGCACTCAAAAATCTTCCAGGCCCACATAAATGTCGAATCTTGAAACTCTGTGAAATCAATCAATTATATCTGCAAATATGTCCACAAAGAAAGTGATCAAGCAGTTTTTGAACTCCAGAAAAATGGACCTATTATTGATGAAGTGGAGGCATTCCAGATGGGTAGGTACATAAGCAGCAATGAACCTGCTTGGAGAATACTAGGATTCTCCATTCATGAGCGCTACCCACCagttgtgcatctgagtgtgcacTTGGAAAATGGACAGAAAATTTACTTTAACCCAGCAAAtttgcagcagcagcagctccTAACACCACCTAAGATCACCCTCTTGGCATTTTTTGAGCTGTGTCAACAAGACCTTTTTGCAAAAACAATTCTCTACTGTGATTTACCAAAGTACTACACTTGGAATGCCTCTAATAATCACTGGAATGGAGGAAATGGGGGCTTGATATTGAAGGTTATCCAGGGGTGAAAGCAACTGATACTCTTAGTCGTATCTACACTGTTCATCCATCAAATGCAGAGTGCTTCTACCTGCTCATGTTACTTCACGTTGTCAAAGGCCCTACATCATTTTCTGACCTAAGGACCATCAAAGTACATGTGTGTGAAACATTCAGGGAAGCTTGCCAAAGAAAAGGACTTCTGGAAAATAATGGACACTGTGACATGACCCTCAGTGAAGCAGCAGCCACACAAACCCCAAAGCGACGAAGACACCTCTTTGCTATTATTCTAACAACCTGTAGCACTTCAAATCCTCTTGAAATTTGGACAAAGTACAAAACTGATCTCAGTGAGGACATCCTCATGCAGATTAGAAGGGAAAATCCTCAGCAACTCATCAACTTCACTGAGGAAATGTTAAAAGAAACTTTAATGCTCTTTGAATATCAGTGCATAGCAATGTCAGGAAAAGCCTTACAGTTGCTTGGTTTGCCTGCTCCAATAAGAAATCCTGAAGGCATCCAAATGTGTAGGGAGATTTTCATAGAAACAAACTACAATATTGATGAACTGACAGCATTTGTCTCTGAGAACGAGCCAATATTGGTACTAGATCAAAGAGACGCCTATAACTACATTTTAAGTTTCAGTGAAACCAACAAAGGTGGGATTGTCTTCCTTGATGCTCCAGGTGGAACAGGAAAGACATTTCTAATCAACTTGCTCCAGACAAAATTTCGACAACAAAATAAGATTGCACTTGCAGTGGCATCTTCTGGAATTGCAGATACGCTTTTAAAAGGTGGCAGGACAGCACATTCGACATTCAAACTACCACTTAACCTGTCTCATAGTGACAGCCCCGTTTGTAATATTGCCCAGGGATCAGTACTGGCCAAATTGCTTCAAAAATGCAGTGCCATCATTTGGGATGAATGCACCATGTCACACCAAAGGGCTCTGGAAGCAGTAGACAGACTGCTGCAAGACCTGCGTAGCAAAAAATATATCATTAGAGGAGTAGTTGTTGTTTTGGCAGGTGACTTCCACCAAACATTACCTGTTATTCCAATATCAACCCCTGCAGACGATCTCAATGCCTTTCTCAAAGCATCGTACCTTTGGAGAAAGGTACAGAAAATGTCACTGAACACAACCATGAGGGTCTACATGACAGGAGATGTTTCTGCTGGACTGTTTTTGAGCCAGCTGTTGACTATTGGAGATGGCAAAGCACCAGTAAACTCAACCACTGGACAGATCACCTTCCCAATCAACTTTTGTTGCATTGTGACTTCCATTGAGAAGTTGAAAGCAAAGATGTTTCCAAACATTCAACTCCACTTCAAAAATTCTGACTGGCTGTGTAAAAGAGCCATTCTAGTTCCCAAAAATGACAGTGTTAACAAGATCAATCTTCAAATTCCAAATCTCCTTCCAGGTGTGTGCACAACCTACAAGTCAATAGACCCTGCTCAAGCATTATTTTATCCAACTGAGTTCCTCAATTTCTTGGAGCCACAAGGACTTCCTCCTCACAACCTCTTTCTAAAACCTGGAGCACCTATTCTGCTATTGAGAAATTTGGATCCACCAAAGCTGTGTAATAGAACAAGGCTCTTGATTAAGAACCTGTTTCCACATGTAATTGAGGCAACCATTTTGACAGGATGTGCCACAGGAGAAGATGTTTTCATTCCAACAATTCCTCttattccatctgatttgccttttgATTTGAAACGCCTCCAGTTTCCTGTTCAACTGGCATTTGCTATGTCCATCAACAAGGCTcagggacagtctttgaaagtagtTGGTATCGATTTACAATTTCCGTGCTTTTCTCATGGTCAACTTTATGGGGCTTGTTCAAGAGTTGGAACAGCCCAAAATCTGTTTGTCTTTGCATCTGAAGGAAAAACTAAGAATGTCGTTTATCAAAAGGCTCTCGAATAACGAGTACAAGATTACTTCACATTACTtggtcaatttagttaaatctgtgtggaatatctgtggtgttgaaatatatgttgtgaaatgcttctattagcttagtttttgccttttaataattacatttctatctatttgttttgtggtttttgtgtgcagaatcaaattttgttaatacattctattttgttaacagcagttattaatccgggcgaagccgggtagtacagctagttaattCATATTTTTACAACTACCAATATTTTTTTTATCatggaaaacaaacaaaaaaaacattgtgCTATCATTAATGTTTAAAAGAGTAACTAAATATTAGGTTTATGTAGCAAAAACTTACATTTCAATGTTGttagttttattttattattaaatagTAATAACAAATTTAATATGTTATATCTATTTATATCTATTCTATACAGAAGGTTATACCTCCAGCTTTGGAATGTGTCTGAAAAACTGCATGGCTGAGAAGAGACATAAAATCCTCAAAGGTGCACAAAATTTTGGTGGGcacaaaatattttttaaatatcgTGGCTAGACTAGACTGTCCTAAAATGTGCTGAATTATAAAAGTGTTTCATACTCTGATAAATCCGGTATATTTTAAGACTGtgtagtctaaaggccactttacacgctgcgatctcgctagcaagatcgctagcatgcgtatctgcccccgtcggttgtgcgtcatgggcaaattgctgcccgtggcacacaacattgctctgacccgtcacactacttacctgcctagcgacgtcgctttgaccggcgaaccgccttctttctaagggggtggtttgttcttcgtcacagcgacatcattaagcggccgcccaatagaagcggagggggcggagatgagcgggacgaacatcccagcccacctccttccttcctcattgccggtggccacaggtaagatgaggttcctcgttcctgtggtgtcacatatagcgatgtgtgctgccgcaggagcgaggaacaacctgcgtcctgcaacagcaatgataatcgggaatagagcaccgtgtaaacgagcaacgataaggtgagtatttttgctcgttagcagtcgctcctacgtttcacacgcaacgacgtcgctaacgaggctggatgtgcgtcatgaattccctgaccccaacgacatcacgttagcgatgtcgctgcatgtaaagcggtgtTAAGTTTAAACACTACCCCATATTTGGTTCATTTTTGGGTGTGTAGTTTTAAATAATGTCATTACTTTTTTTGTTAAATAAAGATGATCGGATTGATTGAATTTGTATAGAGTTGACTAAAATTAGCAGGTCTCCAAGAATTTAAACAGGTTTTGATACAATTTGTATGGATCagccaaaaataaaatgaccaacaCCATTTCACAGATTGCGAATTATGACAGATATGGCCATGCAGGCTTCCCCATATTGCCTTGCAGCTCTGACATCACATGGTCTAAGGCATCCATCACGGAAAACCATCACACACACTGTAAAAGATCAGAGCCAGCCAAACAGCTGTAATTCTTGCATTTATAAAAAAGGGATAGAGGTCAAATTGTACAGCTTCTTAACGCATAGGGaaagaaaaaaagcacatttttttatgaATATTTAGTTGTATAATTTGAGAGCAAAACATGGCAGGTCTCTCTCACTTATCTCTGTTTTCACTCTATTCCACTTTCGAATGCAGGCAAGTAACTAATACAGTACTTAGAAGTAACAAAAAGCACAAAAACACTACTCCTAGTATTTGCTAAATTTTAATTAAGTCAAATCAAAGGATTAGTTGTCAATAAGAGTATATTGCTTCAATGCTGTACTAGATAAATACAGTATGTATCTACTGACATTACATATACTTCTGTATGCTTACCTCAGGTGGATGGTAACATACTTTAGGCTCAGAATACCATAGACAGTCAGGAGGTACTGAGTAGGGATGAGCAAATCTGaattgtaaagttcagggtccctaCCGGGGGGTTACACggcttatcccaattgccctggtgcggggggCAATCAATGTATTATAAAGGGTTaattacagctgtgatttgtcaaacatTGACAGCAGTCATCAATCCATGGATTGATGACCAATGGTAAGTGTCTGTGAGACACCCCATTTCTAATACTGTAAgcaaaaatatataaaacataaacacagaaaaaatccattatttgaaataaaatacacacaccctatttcacccctttattaacccccaatacaCCGTTGCATATCCGACTTAATCCTTATGAAGTCCCACAATGATCCGCAGCTCTGCTTCATTCAGAGGCTGCAGATAGGTAAAACAAGTCCGGGTACCCGGCTGTGagctggtgacgtcactcagttcagtgGAAGTCATATCCGGGTTCCCATGGTGTGACCTCAGGCGACCTTACTGCTGGATTGTCAAATCGTGAGAAATAGCCATGACTTGCAATCCAacagtctggcagtcaggtcatccaaggtcacactgggggctcccccACTGCCCTCAGTAAAAGTTAGAGCCACTGCCGGATTGTCTGATTGTGGGTCAAAGCATGTACCTCAGTTTGACAATCCAGCAGcactttcattttatttattttttctaaaaaTGGATTAGGATCCCttctattttgatattcagccacggtaaagctcacaggtcaGGGCTGCAGCTTGTTGCTGTCTGTTTTAACTGTGTTGGATATCAATACATAGCGGGAGCCTaagtaatttttttaaaatatttatttatttctttttacactactatacagaaaACTGACTTTGAACAGACACAAAGACAGGGTGGGGGGGTGGCGGCGCATATAAAACagtcttcaaccaatcacagacactggcacagagggtaggTCAACGacacagtgaatattgatgaagctTTATAAGCAggcccagaagagagtctgactgcagaagGAATCTCTGGGAAACAtgatatgtataactatcctgcttttaCTACCATTTAAGTTCCGTTTGTAGCCCCCTAgagcttactacaaccattttaaaaCTCAGAATTTCTCATCCCTACCAATTTGTAAGCGGTCCGCTGTCAAGAGTCAAGTTTGGTAGTTCGGGATCAAGCTCGGCTGCTGAACCAGGTTTGTTTATTCCATGCTGGTTCGGTGCACCAGAATATTCACAGGTTTGCTCATCATTAGTGCTAAGTACAGGACATacacatatatatccatatatatatatatatatatatatatatatatatttatatatatatatatatatatatatatatatatatatatatatatatatacatatatatatactagctgtagagcctgggcattgcctgggatagtaactgtctctctgtctctctcccagtctctgtctgtctctctatctgtctctttccttgtctgtctgtgtctatgtctctgtctgtctatttctatttctgtctgtatttgtatcagtctgtctccatctctgtgtctgtctgtctctctctatctctgtgctgtctctatgtgtgtgtctgcctatctcattccctgtctgtctctttcctgactttgtttgtctgtctctttccaggtctgtctctttccaggtctgtctctttccacgtctgtctcttaccaggtctgtctctttccaggtctgtctttttccaggtctatctctttccccggctgtctttttccccgtctgtctctttccccggctgtctctttccccagctgtttctttccccatctgtctctttccttgtctgc is drawn from Anomaloglossus baeobatrachus isolate aAnoBae1 chromosome 3, aAnoBae1.hap1, whole genome shotgun sequence and contains these coding sequences:
- the LOC142297286 gene encoding ATP-dependent DNA helicase Pif1-like is translated as MLLHVVKGPTSFSDLRTIKVHVCETFREACQRKGLLENNGHCDMTLSEAAATQTPKRRRHLFAIILTTCSTSNPLEIWTKYKTDLSEDILMQIRRENPQQLINFTEEMLKETLMLFEYQCIAMSGKALQLLGLPAPIRNPEGIQMCREIFIETNYNIDELTAFVSENEPILVLDQRDAYNYILSFSETNKGGIVFLDAPGGTGKTFLINLLQTKFRQQNKIALAVASSGIADTLLKGGRTAHSTFKLPLNLSHSDSPVCNIAQGSVLAKLLQKCSAIIWDECTMSHQRALEAVDRLLQDLRSKKYIIRGVVVVLAGDFHQTLPVIPISTPADDLNAFLKASYLWRKVQKMSLNTTMRVYMTGDVSAGLFLSQLLTIGDGKAPVNSTTGQITFPINFCCIVTSIEKLKAKMFPNIQLHFKNSDWLCKRAILVPKNDSVNKINLQIPNLLPGVCTTYKSIDPAQALFYPTEFLNFLEPQGLPPHNLFLKPGAPILLLRNLDPPKLCNRTRLLIKNLFPHVIEATILTGCATGEDVFIPTIPLIPSDLPFDLKRLQFPVQLAFAMSINKAQGQSLKVVGIDLQFPCFSHGQLYGACSRVGTAQNLFVFASEGKTKNVVYQKALE